One segment of Panicum virgatum strain AP13 chromosome 3K, P.virgatum_v5, whole genome shotgun sequence DNA contains the following:
- the LOC120698806 gene encoding isoamylase 2, chloroplastic-like — translation MAMASSLPAPPAPPPASWRGGPPPRRPPPRRGPLLARAAAARSWRYRFRTDDDGVVDVAVAGKDGGAGYAVAVEVPDLGGREGGLVLRAAGSGEAAPLAPAPGGALAAELSYDGARAPFHVSFLLADAAGAEVRTHRGTSFRVPVGVGRGRPAPLGLSRSDDGAANFAVYSKSAKAVVLCLFGGWDAGGDEPALEVELDPYVHRTGDVWHVSLESVEGYASYGFRTGLFALFGIDRPLLDPYTKVIGNFVPDDTVNDDGLSVPSIRCLGSLENAPGYNWGRDKHPCLPLEKLVVYRANVALFTKDTSSGLPDNVAGTFSGLAAKVEHFRRLGVNAVLLEPVFPFHQVKGPYFPYHFFSPMSLYSSERSSASAIKSMKDMVKTMHRNGIEVFLEVVFTHTVEGGAECQMISIRGIDGSSYYIADGIAGCKASVLNCNHPVTQKLILDSLRHWVLDFHVDGFCFINAPFLVRGPGGEGLPRPPLLEAIAFDPVLSKTKIIADPWSPLDISNVQFPFPHWKRWAEINTRFSMDVRKFLKGEALISDLATRLCGSGDLFSSRCPAFSFNYVSRNSGLTLVDLVSFSSDELGSEFSWNCGEEGPSENNAVLLTRLRQIRSFLFILFVSLGIPVLNMGDECGHSAAGSTSYKDRGPLNWKALKTMFVKEVTGFISFLSALRSRRADIFQRREFLKLENIHWYGSDLSEPRWEDPTSNFLCMHINPELDENVPDSVRGDLYICFNANEESVSATLPALAEGSTWLRLVDTSLAFPGFFSSESSPNVHQLLGLSSYQVKAHSCVLFESKRVLS, via the coding sequence atggccatggcctcctccctccccgcgccgccggccccgcccccCGCCTCCTGGCGCGGCGgccccccgccccgccgcccgccgccgcgccgcggcccactcctcgctcgcgccgcggcggcgcgctcctgGCGCTACCGGTTCCGGAccgacgacgacggcgtggTGGACGTGGCCGTCGCCGGgaaggacggcggcgccgggtaCGCGGTCGCCGTCGAGGTCCCGGACCTGGGCGGGCGGGAGGGCGGGCTGGTGCTCCGCGCCGCGGGCTCCGGCGAGGCCGCCCCGCTGGCGCCCGCGCCGGGAGGCGCGCTCGCGGCCGAGCTCTCCTACGACGGGGCCCGCGCGCCGTTCCACGTCTCGTTCCTGCTGGCCgacgcggcgggggcggaggtaCGGACGCACCGCGGGACGAGCTTCCGCGTGCCCGTCGGCGTCGGCCGgggccgccccgcgccgctcggcctgTCCCGGTCCGACGACGGGGCCGCCAACTTCGCGGTGTACAGCAAGAGCGCCAAGGCCGTCGTGCTCTGCCTGTTCGGCGGCtgggacgccggcggcgacgagcctGCGCTGGAGGTCGAGCTCGACCCGTACGTCCACCGGACGGGCGATGTCTGGCACGTCTCGCTCGAGAGTGTCGAGGGATACGCCAGCTACGGCTTCCGCACCGGGCTGTTCGCCTTGTTCGGCATTGACCGCCCGCTGCTCGACCCATACACAAAGGTGATTGGGAACTTCGTCCCTGACGATACTGTTAACGACGACGGGCTCTCCGTGCCATCCATAAGGTGCCTCGGGTCTTTGGAGAATGCACCTGGTTACAATTGGGGCAGGGACAAGCACCCGTGCTTGCCGTTGGAGAAGCTGGTGGTATACCGGGCAAATGTGGCCTTGTTCACCAAGGACACGTCGAGCGGGTTGCCGGACAATGTCGCCGGTACTTTCTCTGGGTTGGCTGCAAAGGTAGAACACTTCAGACGTCTCGGCGTAAATGCGGTTTTGCTGGAGCCAGTGTTCCCATTCCACCAGGTCAAGGGACCCTACTTTCCCTACCATTTCTTTTCACCGATGAGCTTGTATAGCAGTGAACGTTCCAGTGCCTCAGCTATTAAGTCTATGAAGGATATGGTCAAGACAATGCACAGGAATGGAATAGAGGTTTTCTTGGAGGTTGTTTTCACGCATACTGTTGAAGGAGGAGCAGAGTGTCAGATGATATCGATCCGTGGCATTGATGGTTCCTCATACTACATTGCTGATGGAATTGCTGGATGCAAGGCAAGCGTATTGAATTGTAATCATCCCGTGACCCAGAAGCTAATTTTGGACAGCCTCCGCCATTGGGTGCTTGATTTCCATGTCGATGGGTTCTGCTTCATCAATGCCCCTTTCCTTGTCAGAGGTCCAGGTGGCGAGGGCCTGCCGCGGCCTCCCCTTCTTGAAGCCATAGCATTTGACCCTGTGCTTTCAAAGACTAAGATCATTGCAGATCCATGGTCTCCACTTGACATATCTAATGTGCAATTTCCATTCCCTCATTGGAAAAGATGGGCTGAGATTAACACAAGATTCTCTATGGATGTGCGCAAGTTTCTTAAGGGAGAAGCACTTATTAGTGATCTTGCTACACGTTTGTGTGGCAGCGGGGACCTATTTTCCTCAAGATGCCCAGCATTCTCGTTCAATTATGTATCAAGGAATTCTGGACTTACTCTTGTTGATCTGGTGAGCTTCAGCAGTGATGAGCTTGGTTCTGAGTTCAGCTGGAACTGTGGTGAAGAAGGACCATCAGAGAACAATGCAGTCCTTCTAACGAGGTTAAGGCAGATACGCAGTTTCTTGTTTATTCTATTTGTTTCCCTTGGTATTCCTGTTCTGAACATGGGAGATGAATGTGGGCACTCTGCTGCTGGTTCAACATCATACAAGGATAGAGGTCCTCTGAATTGGAAAGCCTTGAAAACCATGTTTGTTAAGGAAGTTACCGGGTTTATTTCATTTCTATCTGCACTGAGGAGCCGACGAGCAGACATTTTTCAGAGAAGAGAATTTCTAAAACTTGAAAATATACATTGGTATGGTAGCGACCTATCTGAGCCACGATGGGAGGATCCTACTAGTAACTTTCTTTGCATGCACATAAATCCAGAGCTGGATGAAAATGTGCCAGATTCAGTCAGAGGTGATTTGTATATCTGTTTCAATGCAAATGAGGAATCAGTGAGTGCTACTCTACCGGCTCTTGCAGAAGGATCTACATGGCTGCGCTTGGTTGATACATCACTTGCATTTCCTGGTTTCTTTTCAAGCGAGTCTAGTCCTAATGTACACCAACTCCTAGGATTGTCCTCTTATCAAGTAAAAGCACATAGTTGTGTTTTGTTTGAATCGAAGAGG